The DNA region TCATGAATGCAAGAAGCGGGCCGATCAGCAGGAATTGCGTGGCAACGGCCACACAAAGGCAGATCAGAGCATCGCGGAGCAAGGGGGTCATGCGACGCGCTCCCGCCCGATGCGGATGCGGTAGTTGGACAACACGTCGAGCGCGAGGAGGAAGAACAGCAGCATACCCTGGAAGGCCTGGATTGCAGGGGCTGGCACCTGGAGGAGGAGTTGCGCAAGCTCGCCTCCGATATAGGTCAGTGCCATCAGCAGGCCCGCAAAGAGGATGCCAACGGGGTGCAATCGGCCCAGAAAGGCCACGATGATCGCGGTGAAGCCGTAGCCGACGTTAAAGTCGATGGTGATCTGCCCGGCAGGGCCCGCGGCCTCAAACAGGCCCGCCGCACCCGCCAGCGCACCGGAGACACCGAGGCAGAGCACCACCATGCGCGCGGGGCTGACGCCTGCGAACCGCGCCGCGCGGGGGGCCTGGCCCGCCAGTTTGATCTGATATCCGAGTAGGTGTTTCTGGAACAACACGTAGGCCGCAATCACGGCGATCAGGGCCGCCACGACGCCCAGATGGATGCCGGTGCCGTCGAAAAGCTCTGGATTGTCGGTGCCGGCATGGCGCGCGAGGTTGCGCGATCCGGGGAAACCCTGGCCGTCGGGGTTGCGCAGCCAGTTTGTGGCCGCAGACGCGAGGATGGCTTCGGCCACGTAGACCAGCAGCAGGGACACGAGGATCTCATTGGTGTTGGCTTTGACCTTGAGAAGTGCCGGGATCATCGCCCAAAGCATGCCGCCCAGGAGCCCCGCAACGATCATGCCGGGCAAGATCAGGGGGCTTTCCGATGGCCAGAATGCGAGGCCGAAGGCTGCGCCGCAGAGCGCGCCAATGATGTATTGCCCCTCTGCGCCAATGTTCCAGATGCCCGCCCGAAAGCCGAGCGACAGACCGATCGCGATTAGGATCAGCGGACCTGCTTTGACCAGCAGTTGCGGACGCGAGAAGGCGGCGAAGCGGTCGTGGAAAAGCGGGTCCCAGAAGATGACACGGATGACCTCCAACGGATCCTGCCCGAGGGCCGCGAACATCAGCCCGCCTGCGATCATCGTGAGGAATACGGCCAGGACGGGTGTCGCCAGAGACCAGGCACGCGACGGGGTGGGGCGCTTTTCGAGGCGGATCATAGGGTGGCCTCCTCCATCCCATGGGCACCACCGAGCATCAGGCCAATGTCTTCCATGCTGAGGCCACGGGCAGGTTGGGGTGCGGAGAGGCGGCCTTCATTCAGGGCGCAGAACTGATCCGAGATTTCGAGGAGTTCGTCGAGGTCCTGGCTGATTACAATCACGCCCGCGCCGCCTTCCGCGAGGTTGAGGAGCGCTTGCCGGATGTCGGCGGCGGCAGACGCATCGACGCCCCAGGTGGGCTGGTTCACAACGAGGACCTTGGGATCTTGCAGGATCTCGCGCCCGATGACGAACTTTTGCAGGTTTCCGCCCGACAGCGCGCGGGCGGCGGTGGCGTTGCCGGGGGTACGCACGTCGAAGGCGGTGATGATCTCGTCGGCGAAGGCGCGGGCCTTGTGCCAGCCGATGAAGCCATTTTTGGCCAAGCCCTTGCGGGCCTGCCCGGTGAGGACGGCGTTTTCCGTCAGGCTCATGTCGGGGGCGGCGGCGTGGCCCAACCGCTCCTCCGGCGCCGAAAGCAGACCGCTGGCGCGGCGTGCATTCGGTCCGTCCTCGCCAACGTCACGTCCATTGAAAGTGAGGGTCCCGGTGGGCGAGCGACGTTCGCCGGAGAGGACGGCCAGCAGCTCATCCTGACCATTGCCCGCGACACCGCCGATGCCCAGCACTTCACCGGCGCAAACCTCCAGCGAGATGTCCTTGAGGGACGTGCCAAAGGGCGTGGCGGCGGTCTGAGTGAGGGCGTTCAGCGTGAGGAGTGGCGCACCCGGCGCAGTGGCAGCGCGGGCGGGTACGGCCAGGGATTTGCCCACCATCATCTCGGCCATCTGCGCGGCGGAGGTCTTTTTCGGATCGCATTCCCCCACAACCTTGCCCAGACGCAGGATGGTGGCGGCATCACACAGCGCGCGGATCTCCTCCAGCTTGTGAGAGATGTAAAGGATCGCGGTGCCCTCCGCGCTGAGCTTGCGGAGGGTGTGGAAGAGGATTTCGACCTCTTGCGGCGTCAGGACGGAGGTCGGCTCATCCATGATCAGCAATTTGGGGTCCTGTAGGAGGCAGCGGATGATTTCGACCCGCTGACGTTCACCGGCAGAGAGGTCACCCACGAGGCTCTCGGGGTCCAGCGGCAGACCATAGGCGGCGCTGACATCCGTGATGCGCCTAGACAGATCGCGCGGCTTTGGTGGGGCCTCCATCCCCAGGGCGATATTCTCGGCGACGGACAATGCCTCAAACAAGGAGAAGTGTTGAAACACCATCGCCACGCCTGAGGTGCGGGCGGCGCGGGGCTCGGACGGGGTGTAGCGAGTGCCGTTCAGCGCCATGGTGCCGCTGTCGGGGGACACCAATCCGTAGATCATTTTCACGAGCGTGGATTTGCCTGCGCCGTTCTCTCCCAACAGCGCATGAACTTCGCCCGGTTGGATGACGAAGGACACGGCGTCGTTCGCCACAACGCCGGGGTAGGCCTTGGTCAGCCCCTGGATATTAAGCAGCGGTGCGGTCATGTCCCCCCATGATCCACGTCTTTCAGATGTTGTGCTGATTCTTGCAGCATTTGTTCACCAAGTAGCCGTGCGGCCACGCCAATCGCAATGGCTTGGGGATGTTTGCCAAGGCCGGGGTCACCAATGGG from Jannaschia sp. CCS1 includes:
- a CDS encoding ABC transporter permease translates to MIRLEKRPTPSRAWSLATPVLAVFLTMIAGGLMFAALGQDPLEVIRVIFWDPLFHDRFAAFSRPQLLVKAGPLILIAIGLSLGFRAGIWNIGAEGQYIIGALCGAAFGLAFWPSESPLILPGMIVAGLLGGMLWAMIPALLKVKANTNEILVSLLLVYVAEAILASAATNWLRNPDGQGFPGSRNLARHAGTDNPELFDGTGIHLGVVAALIAVIAAYVLFQKHLLGYQIKLAGQAPRAARFAGVSPARMVVLCLGVSGALAGAAGLFEAAGPAGQITIDFNVGYGFTAIIVAFLGRLHPVGILFAGLLMALTYIGGELAQLLLQVPAPAIQAFQGMLLFFLLALDVLSNYRIRIGRERVA
- a CDS encoding ABC transporter ATP-binding protein, encoding MTAPLLNIQGLTKAYPGVVANDAVSFVIQPGEVHALLGENGAGKSTLVKMIYGLVSPDSGTMALNGTRYTPSEPRAARTSGVAMVFQHFSLFEALSVAENIALGMEAPPKPRDLSRRITDVSAAYGLPLDPESLVGDLSAGERQRVEIIRCLLQDPKLLIMDEPTSVLTPQEVEILFHTLRKLSAEGTAILYISHKLEEIRALCDAATILRLGKVVGECDPKKTSAAQMAEMMVGKSLAVPARAATAPGAPLLTLNALTQTAATPFGTSLKDISLEVCAGEVLGIGGVAGNGQDELLAVLSGERRSPTGTLTFNGRDVGEDGPNARRASGLLSAPEERLGHAAAPDMSLTENAVLTGQARKGLAKNGFIGWHKARAFADEIITAFDVRTPGNATAARALSGGNLQKFVIGREILQDPKVLVVNQPTWGVDASAAADIRQALLNLAEGGAGVIVISQDLDELLEISDQFCALNEGRLSAPQPARGLSMEDIGLMLGGAHGMEEATL